Genomic segment of Streptosporangium sp. NBC_01755:
GCAATCGTGGTGATGATGTCCGGCCAGGGCCAGAGCGCGCCGGACATCACCTCGTTGATGCAGGTCAGCGAGGACTACGTACGCGATGTCATCCATGCCTTCAACGAGCGGGGGTTCGATGCGCTGAACCCAAAATGGAGCGGGGGCCGTCCACCGGCGATCAGTGAGCAGGCGCGCGAGCACATCTGCCTGATCGCCCGGACAGTCCCCGCCGAGTGGGGCATCACCGGCCACTCCACCTGGAGCCTGCGCACACTGGCCGAGCACCTCATCGGCCGGGGCGTGGTCACCTCGATCAGCCGCCAGCACCTGTCGCGGATCCTGCGCGCGGGCAAGGTGACCTGGCAGACCACCACCACATGGAAGTCCTCCAACGACCCACAGTTCATCGCCAAGATGCAGCGTGTACTGGCGTTATACGACCAGCGGCCCACTGCTGGGCGGGTGATCCGCGCCGATGAGTTCGGCCCGCTGAACCTGATGCCCCGTAAGGGCAAACGCTGGCGGCCGGCCGGCGGCCCGGCGCGGCTGCGGGCGACCTACAACCGTTACTTCGGCGTCATGCACATGATCGCCGCGCTGGATCTGGCCACCGGCCAGCTCTACTACCGCATCCGCAGACGCAAGCGGTGGCGGGAGTTTCTGTCCTTCCTCAAGACCCTTCGCGCCCGCTGGCCGGGCGAAAAGCTGTATGTGATCATGGACAACTATTCGCCGCACAAGCATTCCGAGGTCCGCGCCTGGGCCGCCGAGCACGACGTCGAGCTGGTGTTCCTGCCTACCTACGGGTCGTGGTTGAACTGGATCGAGTCCGAATTCGCCGCCTTGCGCTACTACGCCCTCAACGGCACCGACCACCGCACCCACGACGAGCAGAACGCGGCGATCGGCGCTTACGTCCGCTGGCGCAACGCTCGCGCTCAACCCAAGACCAGCTTCGCCGCCAGCTCACCCATCCGTAGCTGGACCAGTTACCCGTCCAAGGTTGCGTGACAGGCCACTAGTGATGCACACCACCGCCGCAGGGAGTTGGGGGCGCGACGGCACTGGAGATCAGGTCTCGCCGTACCGTCACGCGGCTTAGGGCGGATCTATCGGTTCGGCGTAGTGCTTGCCGAGTCGTCCGGCGATGCGGCGCGCGACCTGCGGCATGTTGTCGGTCGGTGCCTGGTCGGCGGGCTCTTCGAGGAAGCAGGCTCCCCAGCAGAAGACCGTGCCCGCCTGGTCGGCCCATACGGTCAGCTCGGCACTGATCACGAGGCGGGGCCGGCCCTGGTCGTAGGCGATCTCTGGGTAGATGCGGTGGGTGTGCAGTTCGGTGCGCAGGTGCTTGAGGGCGCTGATGGTACCGGGGCGCCAGGTGGCCGCGCTCAGCCGGTCGCCTGCCAGGGTGCCGGGGTGCGGGATCACGGGCGCCTCCTTTTCCACGACGAGGGGCGTGGCCTCGGGGCTTGCTCGGTGTGCGCTGGGGCAGGGCGCGGGGGTGGGGAACGAGCCCCGGGGTCACCGGGAGTGGCGGCTCCGTGCTGGCCGCGCCGGGGGGCGGCGTGGCGCCGTA
This window contains:
- a CDS encoding IS630 family transposase, which encodes MARRPDVFVRPLSMEEGRKLQRITRTAKDPVKLRRAIVVMMSGQGQSAPDITSLMQVSEDYVRDVIHAFNERGFDALNPKWSGGRPPAISEQAREHICLIARTVPAEWGITGHSTWSLRTLAEHLIGRGVVTSISRQHLSRILRAGKVTWQTTTTWKSSNDPQFIAKMQRVLALYDQRPTAGRVIRADEFGPLNLMPRKGKRWRPAGGPARLRATYNRYFGVMHMIAALDLATGQLYYRIRRRKRWREFLSFLKTLRARWPGEKLYVIMDNYSPHKHSEVRAWAAEHDVELVFLPTYGSWLNWIESEFAALRYYALNGTDHRTHDEQNAAIGAYVRWRNARAQPKTSFAASSPIRSWTSYPSKVA